Genomic segment of Neoarius graeffei isolate fNeoGra1 chromosome 7, fNeoGra1.pri, whole genome shotgun sequence:
GTGGCTACAGCAGGAAACCCGAGCACCACTGTGGGGTACGGTGGCATCTCGTCGTTATTCACCGAGTCGAGCGCCCGAACGTTGCTGAGCCGAACAAAGAAGTGCTCATCTTCCTCAAAGATATCGTCATCAATGATGCCAATGGCAATCTCCTTGATTACCTCGCCAGGTTTGAACACCACGGTGCCCTCTGTGAACTCATAATCAGCACCAGCATTGGCTGAGCCATCTTCAGTCTTGTAGTCAACATATACTGTCTTAGAGACATCACCACCTTTGCGCATGATGGTTAGCAGGACAGCGCCACAGTTCTCCAAGCACTGATATGCAGCAGGTTCAAATCCAATCTGTGTCACAAAATCCTCTGGCTCTTCGACATGCACTTCCTGTATACTAGTGCTGCGTTTTGCCTGCTCTGCAACATGCTTCTTCAGGATGTTGCCAGCACCCGTCATCATCCGTGTGGCCTGGATGCGGTAGAACGCTCGGCTCTTCTGCTGGTGTGACAATGCATAGTAGTTTGCCATTTCTACCAGCTGGTCCAGGTCCTTCTCCGGATGTTTCTGCTTTAGGTCCTTCAAAATTCGGATCATCTCCCGACGTGATTCGTCCATTTCTTTTCCCTCTGTCAGTCCCATCAGGTTAGTAGCAGCACCACCGTCCAGGAAGTGCGAGTTCGCCATTTTCCCATCCATCTCAATGCCTTTGGACCGCTCACCCTCAGTCTCAATGATCACGCCGCGGTGCTTGTCGGCTCTGTAGGTCTTCTGCATGAACTTGTTGAACAGCAGATGACGGTCAGCAGCCCAAGCCAAGATAACACAGGCAGGGAAAAAAGCAAGTGTTATAAGTCCCTCCCACACATGCACCTCATTGGGTGAAAAAACAGCGAGGATCATGTAGAGCCAAACGTATGCAAACACACTGCAAGCCGCCGTCACAAAGAACACACGCAGGTGTTTCACCTTACGTACTTCACCATCTGGCACTGCAGACACACAAATGCCAATGATAACAAACATGTTAAAGGCAGCACTGCCTACAATGGTGGATGGTCCTAAATGGCCAGCATAGAAACCATGACCGCAGATCTCAATCACTGACAGCAGGATCTCAGGAGCAGATGAGCCCAGAGCCAGTAGTGTCAGGTTCGACACAGTTTCATTCCAAATGCGCACTGTTGTTGTCATCGTCTCCCCGTTTGCCCTCTTCACCACAATCTCTCTTTCCTGAGACGTGATGACCTCGATGGCAGCCATGAAGCGGTCAGCGATGATGGAGACCCCCAGGAACATGTAGATCATTGCAACAAAGTAGACGATCACACGTGCCATTTTGTCCCCAGTTGAGGGGTTCTCGGGATACCAGATCGGCAGCAGGATTCCTGGCTTGCATTTTGATGTCCCCTCTGAACATGTCTCGTTTACGACCCCAGCATCACCTTGTGTCAGGGTCGTCGCCAAGGAGACCAGGCCTAACCAGAGGCAGACGCCGCTCGTCCTTGAGCACTCCATGGACTGTTTCGTCCTCTAAAAGTTACCCTCTGAGATCCAGCACCTGGATGTTCTTGGTTCCAGCGGCCGAacctgaaagacagacagaaggaaAGAAATTTATTTACATAAGAAGGAAATGTGACATCACAATTTACTTCAGCCAAAAGCAGCACAGGAAGATGCACACATAAGGAGCTCCCATACGAGAGTCAAAAATGACATCAGATCAAGTAAAGCCAATAAAAGCTCAGTGTGAACACAGCAGAGTGAACACAGCAGAGTGAACACAGCACACTGAACACAGCAGGGTGAACATGGCACACTGAACACGGCACACTGAACACAGCCGGGTGAACACAGCACCCTGACCACAGCATACTGAACACAGCAGGGTGAACATGGCACACTGAACACAACAGGGTGAACACAGCACCCTGGCCACAGCATACTGAACACAGCCGGGCAGCATGGCACACTAAACACATCATACTGAATACAGCAGGGTAAACACAGCACACTGAACACAGCAGGATGAACACAGCACACTGAACACAGCAGGATGAACACAGCACACTGAGCACAGCAGGATGAACACAGCACACTGAGCACAGCAGGATGAACACAGCACACTGAACACAGCAGGATGAACACAGCACACTGAACACAGCACACTGAGCACAGCAGGATGAACACAGCACACTGAACACAGCAGGATGAACACAGCACACTGAGCACAGCAGGATGAATACAGCACACTGAGCACAGCAGGATGAACACAGCACACTGAACACAGCAGGATGAACACAGCACACTGAACACAGCACACTGAGCACAGCAGGATGAACACAGCACACTGAGCACAGCAGGATGAATACAGCACACTGAGCACAGCAGGATGAATACAGCACACTGAACACAGCAGGATGAACACAGCACACTGAACACAGCACACTGAGCACAGCAGGATGAACACAGCACACTGAACACAGCAGGATGAACACAGCACACTGAGCACAGCAGGATGAATACAGCACACTGAGCACAGCAGGATGAACACAGCACACTGAACACAGCACACTGAGCACAGCAGGATGAACACAGCACACTGAGCACAGCAGGATGAATACAGCACACTGAGCACAGCAGGATGAACACAGCACACTGAACACAGCACACTGAGCACAGCAGGATGAACACAGCACACTGAACACAGCAGGATGAACACAGCACACTGAGCACAGCAGGATGAACACAGCACACTGAGCACAGCACACTGAACACAGCACACTGAGCACAGCAGGATGAACACAGCACACTGAGCACAGCAGGATGAACACAGCACACTGAACACAGCACACTGAGCACAGCAGGATGAACACAGCACACTGAGCACAGCACACTGAACACAGCACACTGAACACAGCACACTGAGCACAGCAGGATGAACACAGCACACTGAGCACAGCAGGATGAACACAGCACACTGAGCACAGCACACTGAACACAGCACACTGAACACAGCACACTGAACACAGCAGGATGAACACAGCACACTGAGCACAGCACACTGAACACAGCACACTGAACACAGCACACTGAGCACAGCAGGATGAACACAGCACACTGAACACAGCACACTGAGCACAGCAGGATGAACACAGCACACTGAACACAGCAGGATGAACACAGCACACTGAGCACAGCACACTGAACACAGCACACTGAACACAGCACACTGAGCACAGCAGGATGAACACAGCACACTGAACACAGCAGGATGAACACAGCACACTGAACACAGCACACTGAGCACAGCAGGATGAACACAGCACACTGAA
This window contains:
- the slc8a3 gene encoding sodium/calcium exchanger 3 isoform X1, whose protein sequence is MECSRTSGVCLWLGLVSLATTLTQGDAGVVNETCSEGTSKCKPGILLPIWYPENPSTGDKMARVIVYFVAMIYMFLGVSIIADRFMAAIEVITSQEREIVVKRANGETMTTTVRIWNETVSNLTLLALGSSAPEILLSVIEICGHGFYAGHLGPSTIVGSAAFNMFVIIGICVSAVPDGEVRKVKHLRVFFVTAACSVFAYVWLYMILAVFSPNEVHVWEGLITLAFFPACVILAWAADRHLLFNKFMQKTYRADKHRGVIIETEGERSKGIEMDGKMANSHFLDGGAATNLMGLTEGKEMDESRREMIRILKDLKQKHPEKDLDQLVEMANYYALSHQQKSRAFYRIQATRMMTGAGNILKKHVAEQAKRSTSIQEVHVEEPEDFVTQIGFEPAAYQCLENCGAVLLTIMRKGGDVSKTVYVDYKTEDGSANAGADYEFTEGTVVFKPGEVIKEIAIGIIDDDIFEEDEHFFVRLSNVRALDSVNNDEMPPYPTVVLGFPAVATVTILDDDHAGIFTFESGTVHVSESVGIMDVKVLRTSGARGTVIVPYRTVEGLAIGGGEDFEDTYGELEFKNDETCKMIQVRIIDDEEYEKNKNFFLELAEPRMVDMSLQKDVPDRKLSSEEEEARRVAEMGKPVLGEHSKLEVIIEESYEFKNTVDKLIKKTNLALVVGTNSWREQFMEAITVSSGDEDDDDAGEERLPSCFDYVMHFLTVFWKVLFACVPPTEHWNGWACFFTSIIIIGFLTAIIGDLASHFGCTIGLKDSVTAVVFVALGTSVPDTFASKVAAVQDVYADASIGNVTGSNAVNVFVGLGVAWTVAAVYWRVHGRVFEVQAGSLAFSLTLFSVFSVFAVLALMYRRRGNIGGELGGPRRHRIITTLFFIMLWFLYILLSSLEAYCHIQGF